Genomic DNA from Azospirillum brasilense:
GTCAGCTTGCCTTCCTTGTTCAGCCTTGCCGCCTTGTCGGACGGGCGTTCGGCCGCCTTGTCCTTGTCGCCCGGCAGATGGCCAAGCTCCTCCTCCCCGAAATCGACGAGACCGCGGGGGCCACCGGGTCCACCGCCGCCGTTGCCCCCGGCCCCGCGGTTGACGCGCACCCGCACGCCCTCGGCCAGGGCGTGGGCGGCAGCGGGGTCGAGGTCGGTGCGCTCGCGCAGGACCTTCAGCAGGTTGTCGGCGACGAAGCTCGCCAGACGCGCCACGGCGCGGGCCGGCAGGCGGGGACGGCGCACCAGCGGGGCGTGCCAGGGCTCGTGCTGCGGCGCCTGGTCGAGGATGCGGTCCAGCGTCTCCTCGCGGATCTGGGCCGAAGGGTTGGCGAGCAGCGCGGTCATCGCCGCCTCGTCGTCGGAGCGCGCGATCGCGTCGGCGACGGAGGCCGAGATCTGCTTGCGCCCGGCGATCGCCGACAGGGCGCCGGCCACCGGCCCGCGCATGATGATGTCCGACAAGTCCTCGTCGGTCAGGATCGGCGAGAATTGCAGGACCGGGGCGCAGACCGACAGCTCCACGTCGCGGGCCAGCGTGTTGATGACGCCGTGGGGGGCGCCGGGCAGTTCCTTCAGCGCCTCCGACAGGATGCCGCGCACCTCCGTCGCCTGGTCGCGGGCCAGCGCCTCCAGGCACTCCAGAGTCAGCCGCTCGATCTGCGACGCCTGGTCGGCGGACAGGTCGGGCAGCAGCCGGGCGACCTTCTGGGCCAGGGCGCCGCGCACCGCGACCTCCCGGTCCTTGGCCAGCATCAGGTCGGCCTGCCGCGGCGTGCCGGCGTTGGTGGCGATGGCCTCCCGGACCTCCGTCGCGGTGTCGGCGGCCAGGAAATAGAGCAGCTCCGGCCGGGTCTCGGGCGACGCGGCGACGCGGCGACGCACCGCCGGGTCGGCGCTGCGCGCCATCCGCTTGGCCGCCTCGTAATCGGCGGGATCGAGAAGCTGGGGATCCCCGTGGACGGTCATCGGGACGCCTCCGCCACGGCGGCGTCCGTGGGGAGCGGGGCGACGGCGTAATGGCCCTTCCCGCGCTTCTTGGCGTCGTACATCGCCGAGTCGGCGCGATCGGTCAGTTCCTGCAGGGTCTCGCGCCCCACCCGGTGGACCGCGACGCCGATGGACAGGCCCAGCGGCTTGTCCGGCGCGGCGGACAGATGGCGCAGCGCGGCCATGCCGGCCAGCAGCCGCTCGGCCACCGCCACCGCCTGCGCCTCGTCGGTGCGGCCCAGCCACAGGACGAACTCGTCGCCGCCCAGCCGC
This window encodes:
- a CDS encoding DUF2336 domain-containing protein → MTVHGDPQLLDPADYEAAKRMARSADPAVRRRVAASPETRPELLYFLAADTATEVREAIATNAGTPRQADLMLAKDREVAVRGALAQKVARLLPDLSADQASQIERLTLECLEALARDQATEVRGILSEALKELPGAPHGVINTLARDVELSVCAPVLQFSPILTDEDLSDIIMRGPVAGALSAIAGRKQISASVADAIARSDDEAAMTALLANPSAQIREETLDRILDQAPQHEPWHAPLVRRPRLPARAVARLASFVADNLLKVLRERTDLDPAAAHALAEGVRVRVNRGAGGNGGGGPGGPRGLVDFGEEELGHLPGDKDKAAERPSDKAARLNKEGKLTEKLLEGALAEGDRAFVLAGLGELAQLPMPIIDRIIGTHAPRAVTSLVWRCGLSMRFARQVQLRIAQIPPKTALMAREGVLYPMSDDEMRWQLAFFGVEEKA